The sequence AATCCATATTAATCGGCAACTTTATCAAAAATCAGTTTTTGACAGCGGGTAACTGGCCTTTTGGATCAGCTGCGAGTGTCTTTTTAACACTCCTTCTGACTACATTCATGATTCTTTATTTCAAGGCAATGAAAAGATTCAACGCATCTTTGATGGATTAGCAACGGCTGAAAATGAAAAATACAATAAAACACTTATACGTTGGATTAATATATTTATTCCTTTATGCGCCGCTTCTGATTTTGATTGCTTACTCGTTCAACAAGTCCAAATACGCCATAGGATGGCAGGGTTTCAGCCTTGAATGGTATGAAAAGCTTATATCAAATCAGCTTATATTAGATGCTGCAATGAATTCCTTAATAATAGCAATATGTTCAAGCCTTGCCGCAACAATCATTGGCACTCTTGCTGCCGTGGCGTTTTACAGATACCGATTCACAGGCAGAAAAGCCCTCTACACAATGGTGTATTCTGTGATGATGAGCCCTGATATCGTTATGGGAATTTCCCTTCTGATGTTTTTCATGTTCATTGGACTCAAAGTCGGTTTTCTTACTCTACTCTTATCGCATATAACCTTCTGCTTGCCATTTGTTGTTGTGACCGTTTATGCAAGAATAAGCGGATTCGATCCGAACATAACAGATGCGGCAAAGGATCTCGGAGCAACAGAGTTTGAGACATTCAGACATATTATTCTTCCAATGATAATGCCTGCTGTTCTTGCAGGCTGGCTGCTTTCATTCACACTTTCACTCGATGATGTTATTGTAAGCTTCTTTGTGACTGGGCCGTCATTCGAGATACTCCCGCTTAAGATATACTCAATGGTCAGATTGGGGGTTAAGCCGGAAATAAATGCGTTAAGCACACTTTTGTTCTGTTTTACACTGGTTACAGTCACCATATCCCAGCTTCTCATAAAGGAGAAAAAAAGATGAAAAAAACCTTGGCGTTCCTAATCGTCCTATTACCATCATTGGCAATGGCAAAGACCGAAACACTTTATATCTACAACTGGACTGAGTATATGCCTGACAAGGTGATCGCAGACTTCCAGAAAGAAACAGGTATCAAGGTCAATTATTCGACCTATGACAGTAACGAGGCCATGCATGCTAAAATAAAAGTTCTTAAAAAAAATGAAGGTTATGATTTAGTGTTTCCATCGACATACTACGTCGACAAAATGAGAAAAGAAGAGCTACTGACCGAGATAGATAAATCCAAGCTTTCAAACCTGAAAAACCTTGATCCTTCGCTTCTTAACAAATCATATGATCCTGGCAACAAATACAGCATACCTTATCTATGGGGGTCTTCATCAATTGCTGTAAACTCGAAATTCATAGAGCCCAATTCAATAACTTCATGGAATGATCTGTGGAAACCCGAATTCAAAAACAGACTTGTTCTGACTGATGACATAAGAGAAGTCTTTGCCATGGCTCTCATGTCCCTCGGTTTTTCAGGAAACACAAAAGACCCCGCCCAGATCGAAGCTGCATACAAAAAACTTTTAACTCTCA is a genomic window of Desulforegula conservatrix Mb1Pa containing:
- the potC gene encoding spermidine/putrescine ABC transporter permease PotC — translated: MKNTIKHLYVGLIYLFLYAPLLILIAYSFNKSKYAIGWQGFSLEWYEKLISNQLILDAAMNSLIIAICSSLAATIIGTLAAVAFYRYRFTGRKALYTMVYSVMMSPDIVMGISLLMFFMFIGLKVGFLTLLLSHITFCLPFVVVTVYARISGFDPNITDAAKDLGATEFETFRHIILPMIMPAVLAGWLLSFTLSLDDVIVSFFVTGPSFEILPLKIYSMVRLGVKPEINALSTLLFCFTLVTVTISQLLIKEKKR
- a CDS encoding extracellular solute-binding protein; amino-acid sequence: MKKTLAFLIVLLPSLAMAKTETLYIYNWTEYMPDKVIADFQKETGIKVNYSTYDSNEAMHAKIKVLKKNEGYDLVFPSTYYVDKMRKEELLTEIDKSKLSNLKNLDPSLLNKSYDPGNKYSIPYLWGSSSIAVNSKFIEPNSITSWNDLWKPEFKNRLVLTDDIREVFAMALMSLGFSGNTKDPAQIEAAYKKLLTLKPNIRLYNSESPKLPFLNQEVYAGMIWNGEAYMASQENQNIKFIYPKEGTIFWIDSMIIPKNARNIENAHKFINFILRPEIAKAISHEIGYATPNQAARQLMDEKIRTNKTIYPDPGTVSAGEFQVDIGDAILTYEKYWEKLKTGN